From one Gemella morbillorum genomic stretch:
- a CDS encoding phosphoglycerate kinase, with product MKKSIKDLGNLQGKTVLMRVDFNVPLKDGKITNDNRITAALPTIEYALNQGAKVVAFSHLGRVKEEADKASKSLAPVAVRLSELLGKEVKFIPETRGAELEAAIKGLRDGEILMFENTRFEDVDGKKESKNDPELAKYWASLGDVYVNDAFGTAHRAHASNVGIASNIGEGNSASGFLVDKEIKFIGGAVDNPERPLVAILGGAKVSDKIAVIENLLEKADKVIIGGGMAYTFMKAQGKEIGMSLCENDKVEYARELMAKAGDKLVLPIDTVVVKEFSNDAPSRIAESDIQADEEGLDIGPKSVELFKKTLEGAKTVIWNGPMGVFEMPNFAKGTIGVCEAIANLEGATTIIGGGDSATAAISLGYAEKFSHISTGGGASLEYLEGKVLPGIDSLSNK from the coding sequence ATGAAAAAATCTATCAAAGACTTAGGTAATTTACAAGGGAAAACGGTTTTAATGCGTGTTGATTTCAACGTACCTTTAAAAGATGGAAAAATTACTAACGATAACCGCATTACAGCGGCGTTACCAACAATAGAGTATGCACTGAATCAAGGTGCGAAAGTTGTTGCATTTTCTCATTTAGGACGTGTGAAAGAAGAAGCAGATAAAGCTTCTAAGAGTTTAGCGCCAGTAGCTGTAAGATTATCAGAATTATTAGGTAAAGAAGTAAAATTCATTCCTGAGACTCGTGGAGCTGAATTAGAAGCGGCGATAAAAGGATTAAGAGATGGCGAAATCTTAATGTTCGAAAATACTCGTTTTGAAGATGTAGATGGTAAAAAAGAATCTAAAAATGATCCTGAGCTTGCAAAATACTGGGCTTCACTAGGTGATGTATATGTTAATGATGCTTTCGGGACAGCACACCGTGCCCACGCATCTAACGTTGGTATAGCATCTAATATTGGTGAAGGTAACTCTGCTTCTGGATTTTTAGTTGATAAGGAAATTAAATTTATCGGTGGGGCAGTAGATAATCCAGAGCGTCCGTTGGTAGCAATTTTAGGTGGAGCTAAAGTTTCTGATAAAATTGCTGTTATTGAAAACTTATTAGAAAAAGCGGATAAAGTAATTATCGGTGGAGGTATGGCTTATACTTTCATGAAGGCACAAGGTAAGGAAATTGGTATGTCACTTTGTGAAAATGATAAAGTTGAATATGCTCGTGAACTTATGGCTAAAGCAGGCGATAAACTAGTTTTACCTATTGATACGGTAGTTGTTAAAGAATTTTCTAATGATGCACCTAGTCGTATAGCAGAAAGTGATATTCAAGCAGATGAAGAAGGATTGGATATTGGTCCAAAATCTGTTGAACTATTCAAGAAAACTCTTGAAGGAGCAAAAACAGTAATTTGGAATGGTCCTATGGGTGTCTTTGAAATGCCAAACTTTGCTAAAGGGACTATTGGAGTTTGTGAAGCAATTGCAAACTTAGAAGGTGCTACTACTATTATCGGTGGTGGAGATAGTGCAACAGCTGCTATTTCTTTAGGATATGCTGAAAAATTCTCTCATATCTCAACAGGTGGAGGAGCATCTTTAGAGTATCTTGAAGGGAAAGTATTACCTGGTATCGATTCATTATCAAACAAATAA
- the gap gene encoding type I glyceraldehyde-3-phosphate dehydrogenase: protein MTVKVAINGFGRIGRLALRRIQNVEGIEVVAINDLTPVNQLVHLLKYDTTQGRFKGEVVEKNGSLVVNGKEIKGFANANPAELPWGELGIDVVLECTGFFTSKEKAEAHIQAGAKKVVISAPGGNDVKTIVYNVNHETLDGTETVISGASCTTNCLAPMAKALHDNFTVVEGLMTTIHGYTGDQNTLDAPHRGGDLRRARAAAENIVPNTTGAAKAIGLVIPELNGKLDGAAQRVPVPTGSLTELVAVVEKTVTAEEVNAAMQAASNESFGYNVDPIVSSDIVGIEYGSLFDATQTKVLTVGDKQLVKVVSWYDNEMSYTSQLVRTLKYFAGLIK from the coding sequence ATGACAGTAAAAGTAGCAATTAACGGATTTGGACGTATCGGAAGATTAGCATTAAGAAGAATTCAAAACGTAGAAGGAATTGAAGTAGTAGCGATTAACGACTTAACACCAGTTAATCAATTAGTACACTTATTAAAATATGATACAACTCAAGGACGCTTTAAAGGTGAAGTTGTAGAGAAAAACGGAAGCTTAGTAGTAAATGGAAAAGAAATCAAAGGATTTGCTAATGCAAACCCAGCTGAATTACCATGGGGAGAATTAGGAATCGATGTAGTATTAGAATGTACTGGTTTCTTCACTTCTAAAGAAAAAGCAGAAGCTCATATTCAAGCAGGAGCTAAAAAAGTTGTTATTTCAGCTCCAGGTGGAAACGATGTTAAAACTATCGTATACAATGTAAACCACGAAACTTTAGATGGAACGGAAACAGTTATCTCAGGTGCTTCATGTACAACTAACTGTTTAGCTCCAATGGCTAAAGCTTTACACGATAACTTTACAGTAGTTGAAGGATTAATGACTACAATTCACGGATATACTGGAGATCAAAATACACTAGACGCTCCTCACCGTGGTGGAGATTTACGTCGTGCTCGTGCAGCAGCTGAAAACATCGTACCTAACACAACTGGTGCTGCTAAAGCAATCGGATTAGTAATTCCAGAATTAAACGGAAAATTAGATGGAGCTGCACAACGTGTACCAGTACCAACAGGTTCATTAACAGAATTAGTAGCAGTAGTTGAAAAAACTGTTACAGCTGAAGAAGTTAATGCTGCAATGCAAGCTGCTTCTAACGAATCATTTGGATACAATGTTGATCCAATCGTTTCTTCAGATATCGTAGGAATCGAATACGGTTCATTATTTGATGCAACACAAACAAAAGTATTAACAGTTGGAGACAAACAATTAGTTAAAGTTGTTTCTTGGTACGACAACGAAATGTCTTACACATCTCAATTAGTAAGAACATTAAAATACTTTGCAGGATTAATAAAATAA
- the tpiA gene encoding triose-phosphate isomerase has protein sequence MSRIPFIAGNWKMNLTVKEAREFAKEVATKVPAASSVESAICAPATHLEALVELTKGSELAIGAENCHFEKSGAFTGETSPYVLNDLGVKYVILGHSERREYFGETDELINKKTIAAFENGLVPIVCCGETLEEYEAGRVVEVITSQLRVDLAGLTKEQAEKLVVAYEPIWAIGTGKSATKEDAQKMCKAVRDIVEGLYGKEVADKVRVQYGGSVKPENVKEYLACPDVDGALVGGASLKVDSFLALLEGGKLA, from the coding sequence ATGTCAAGAATCCCATTTATCGCAGGAAATTGGAAAATGAATTTAACAGTAAAAGAAGCGCGTGAATTTGCTAAAGAAGTTGCAACAAAGGTCCCAGCAGCATCTTCAGTAGAATCAGCTATTTGTGCACCAGCTACTCATTTAGAAGCCTTAGTAGAATTAACTAAAGGTAGTGAATTAGCAATCGGCGCTGAAAACTGTCACTTTGAAAAAAGTGGAGCATTCACAGGAGAAACTTCTCCTTATGTATTAAACGATTTAGGTGTTAAATATGTAATATTAGGTCACTCTGAAAGACGTGAATACTTTGGGGAAACTGATGAATTAATCAACAAAAAAACTATTGCTGCATTCGAAAATGGTTTAGTACCTATCGTATGTTGTGGTGAAACTCTAGAAGAGTATGAAGCTGGAAGAGTGGTAGAAGTTATTACTTCTCAACTACGAGTTGACCTTGCTGGTTTAACAAAAGAGCAAGCGGAGAAACTTGTTGTTGCTTACGAACCAATTTGGGCAATCGGAACTGGAAAATCTGCAACTAAAGAAGATGCACAAAAAATGTGTAAAGCAGTACGTGATATTGTAGAAGGTCTTTACGGAAAAGAAGTTGCTGACAAAGTACGTGTTCAATACGGTGGATCAGTTAAACCTGAGAATGTAAAAGAATACCTAGCTTGCCCAGATGTAGATGGAGCATTAGTAGGTGGAGCATCGCTTAAAGTTGATTCATTCTTAGCGCTTTTAGAAGGCGGAAAGTTAGCTTAA
- the eno gene encoding phosphopyruvate hydratase, with amino-acid sequence MLAKTFDIIAEVYAREVLDSRGNPTVEVEVTTESGAFGRALVPSGASTGQYEAVELRDGDKGRYLGKGVSKAVTNVNEEIAPLLEGKFDIFDQVAIDYAMIELDGTENKGRLGANAILGVSLAVAHAAADSLGVPLYRYLGGTNSKELPTPMMNIVNGGSHSDAPIAFQEFMILPVGAPTFKEALRWGAEVFHNLAKLLHARGLSTAVGDEGGFAPTFEGTEDAVETILEAIKAAGLEPGKDVFLGFDCASSEFYENGVYNYAKFEGEGGAHRTSAEQVDYLEELVNKYPIITIEDGMDENDWDGWELLTDRIGDRVQLVGDDLFVTNTKKLSQGIEQGVGNSILIKVNQIGTLTETLNAIEMAKRARYTAVISHRSGETEDSTISDIAVATNAGQIKTGSLSRTDRIAKYNQLLRIEDELYETAEYPGVRAFYNIKR; translated from the coding sequence ATGTTAGCAAAAACATTTGATATTATCGCAGAAGTATATGCAAGAGAAGTTTTAGATTCACGTGGTAACCCAACTGTAGAAGTTGAAGTAACAACTGAATCAGGAGCATTTGGACGTGCATTAGTACCATCAGGAGCTTCAACAGGTCAATACGAAGCTGTTGAATTACGTGACGGAGATAAAGGACGCTACTTAGGTAAAGGTGTTTCTAAAGCTGTAACTAACGTTAATGAAGAAATCGCACCTTTATTAGAAGGGAAATTTGATATTTTTGATCAAGTAGCTATTGACTACGCTATGATCGAACTTGACGGTACTGAAAACAAAGGACGTCTAGGAGCTAACGCTATTTTAGGTGTATCTTTAGCAGTAGCGCACGCTGCAGCAGATTCATTAGGAGTACCTCTATATAGATATTTAGGAGGAACTAACTCTAAAGAATTACCAACTCCAATGATGAACATCGTTAATGGTGGATCTCACTCAGATGCTCCAATTGCATTCCAAGAGTTCATGATCTTACCAGTAGGAGCACCTACATTTAAAGAAGCATTACGTTGGGGAGCTGAAGTGTTCCACAACTTAGCTAAATTATTACATGCTCGTGGTTTATCAACTGCAGTAGGTGATGAAGGTGGATTCGCTCCAACATTTGAAGGAACTGAAGATGCCGTAGAAACTATCTTAGAAGCTATTAAAGCTGCTGGACTTGAGCCAGGTAAAGATGTATTCTTAGGATTTGACTGTGCGTCATCAGAATTCTACGAAAACGGAGTTTACAACTATGCTAAATTCGAAGGAGAAGGTGGAGCACACCGTACTTCAGCTGAGCAAGTTGATTACTTAGAAGAATTAGTAAATAAATATCCAATTATTACTATCGAAGATGGTATGGATGAAAACGACTGGGATGGATGGGAACTTCTTACTGACCGTATCGGTGACCGCGTACAATTAGTAGGGGATGATTTATTCGTAACAAACACTAAAAAATTATCTCAAGGTATCGAACAAGGTGTTGGTAACTCAATCTTAATTAAAGTTAACCAAATTGGTACTTTAACTGAAACTCTAAACGCTATTGAAATGGCTAAACGTGCTCGTTACACAGCAGTTATTTCTCACCGTTCTGGAGAAACTGAAGATTCAACAATCTCAGATATCGCAGTAGCGACAAATGCTGGACAAATTAAAACAGGTTCTCTTAGCCGTACAGACCGTATTGCTAAATATAACCAATTATTACGTATTGAAGATGAGTTATATGAAACAGCTGAATACCCAGGTGTTCGTGCATTCTACAATATTAAGCGATAA
- a CDS encoding PTS transporter subunit IIC yields MKKGSLVSKLFNRYFIVALNGMALGLFCTLIIGLIIKQIAINLSGGVATFLVAVSTIAMALTGPVIGIGVAYALKAPRLVVLASGVVGFLGAFGSNLGTNSLIQQGKLVISGSGDPLGAFIAVVVAAEIGRLVSGKTKIDIIVTPFVTIIIGGIVGYFTGPYLKNGMTMLGTFIREATELQPFIMGIVVSVVMGIILTLPISSAALSIILGLSGIAAGASTVGCAAQMVGFAVISFKANRWNGLLAQGLGTSMLQVPNIMRKPIIWIPPIVASAILGPIATLVCKMENNPAGGGMGTSGLVGQLMTWQTMSSYTNHAVLLAEIVMLHFILPALLSYAVYYYMEKKNYVKPEDYKLNL; encoded by the coding sequence ATGAAAAAAGGTAGTTTGGTATCAAAATTATTTAATAGATACTTTATTGTGGCGTTGAACGGAATGGCGCTAGGGTTGTTTTGTACACTTATAATAGGACTTATTATAAAGCAAATAGCTATAAATTTAAGTGGAGGTGTAGCAACATTTCTAGTAGCTGTATCTACCATAGCTATGGCGCTTACTGGTCCTGTGATAGGGATAGGTGTAGCATATGCGTTAAAAGCCCCTAGATTAGTGGTCTTGGCATCAGGGGTAGTTGGTTTTCTAGGTGCTTTTGGTTCTAATTTAGGGACAAATAGTCTTATTCAGCAAGGGAAATTAGTTATAAGTGGTTCTGGTGACCCATTAGGTGCGTTTATAGCTGTAGTTGTAGCGGCGGAAATCGGGAGGTTAGTTTCTGGAAAAACTAAGATCGATATAATAGTCACACCGTTTGTGACAATTATTATTGGTGGAATAGTTGGTTATTTCACTGGACCATATTTAAAAAATGGAATGACAATGTTAGGGACGTTTATACGAGAAGCTACAGAATTACAACCATTTATAATGGGTATAGTGGTATCTGTTGTAATGGGTATTATATTAACGCTACCTATAAGTTCTGCTGCGTTATCTATTATCTTGGGATTATCGGGAATAGCAGCGGGTGCGTCTACGGTAGGGTGTGCAGCTCAAATGGTTGGATTTGCAGTAATAAGTTTTAAAGCGAATCGTTGGAATGGACTTCTGGCACAAGGACTAGGTACATCTATGCTACAAGTTCCTAATATAATGAGAAAACCGATTATTTGGATTCCGCCGATAGTTGCAAGTGCTATACTTGGTCCAATAGCGACATTAGTATGTAAAATGGAAAACAATCCAGCAGGCGGTGGAATGGGGACTTCAGGGCTTGTAGGGCAACTTATGACATGGCAGACAATGTCAAGTTACACAAATCATGCAGTGTTGTTAGCAGAAATAGTAATGCTTCATTTTATATTGCCAGCGTTATTATCTTATGCTGTATACTATTACATGGAAAAGAAAAATTATGTTAAACCAGAAGACTATAAATTGAATTTATAA
- a CDS encoding sugar-binding transcriptional regulator has product MDILHLLHIQSRLVPEMVMKFNSRYELLITIKINQPVGRKTLLNFINMTERQLRTECDILSDLGLITKHTTGMNITEKGEEFLSEVKSSLVNDTFVKERNLIKKHFSIRQVHVVAGDFVSSEVTRAEMTELLLDKVNKQITKECVIGVSGGSTMYYVAGKANETFGYKKNVIITPIRGGLSVVNTEYQANDIAAKMANNSGHDYQLLHAPDNIGKKALEELVKEPVVKNALDVIDRTSIIIHSIGNAFEMAHRRKSSMEVLKVLEDKKAVSESFGSYFDKDGNEIFKTSTIGMSFKDVDGINNVFTIVGGEKKADAVYSYLCTKPANATLIIDEAICKKIIKKLV; this is encoded by the coding sequence ATGGATATTTTACATTTGTTACATATACAAAGTAGACTTGTACCCGAAATGGTTATGAAATTCAATAGTCGTTATGAATTGTTGATTACAATAAAAATTAATCAACCAGTCGGAAGAAAGACGCTATTAAATTTTATAAATATGACAGAAAGGCAATTACGAACAGAATGTGATATATTATCTGATTTGGGTTTAATTACTAAACACACAACAGGGATGAATATTACGGAAAAAGGAGAAGAATTTCTTTCGGAAGTAAAATCATCTTTAGTAAATGACACGTTTGTTAAAGAAAGAAATCTAATAAAAAAACATTTCTCAATAAGACAAGTTCATGTTGTAGCAGGAGATTTTGTTAGTAGTGAAGTTACTCGAGCAGAGATGACGGAATTACTTTTAGATAAGGTCAATAAACAAATAACCAAAGAATGTGTTATTGGAGTTAGTGGAGGCAGTACAATGTACTATGTGGCTGGAAAAGCTAATGAAACATTTGGTTATAAAAAAAATGTTATTATAACACCTATAAGAGGAGGGTTATCTGTTGTTAATACGGAATATCAGGCAAATGATATTGCGGCAAAAATGGCTAATAACTCCGGACATGATTATCAACTATTGCATGCTCCGGATAACATAGGGAAAAAAGCATTAGAAGAACTCGTAAAAGAGCCTGTTGTAAAAAATGCTCTTGATGTTATAGATAGGACATCTATAATAATCCATAGTATAGGGAATGCTTTTGAAATGGCTCATAGAAGAAAGTCTTCTATGGAGGTTTTGAAAGTGTTGGAAGATAAAAAGGCCGTTTCTGAATCATTTGGTAGTTATTTTGATAAGGACGGAAATGAAATATTTAAAACGTCTACCATAGGTATGAGTTTTAAAGATGTTGATGGCATTAATAATGTCTTTACAATAGTAGGTGGAGAAAAAAAAGCGGATGCAGTATATAGTTATCTATGTACAAAACCCGCCAATGCGACACTAATTATTGATGAGGCTATTTGCAAAAAAATTATAAAAAAGTTAGTATAA